Below is a genomic region from Neorhizobium galegae.
GTCTGGCGGGCGGTGATGCTGCATTTGGCAGGCGTTCCCTGCGGCGGCGGTTTTATTCCGGCAATGCCCGTTATGTCGCCAAGGCCCGCTGGGGCGTGGTTGTTTTGGTCTTGCTCTGCTCGGCGATCCAGGTGGGGGTATCGCCGGATATCACCAGCATGTTCTGCGCCGTGTCAGCCGGTCTGATCGGGATACTGGTATTTTGCTACTGCACCAAACCTAGCCGGATCGAGCGTCATACGATCTCGACGCTGGTGGTGCTCGGCTTCCAGGTCCACTCGACCTTGGCCGCCCTGATCGTCCAGACCCTGGTCTGGAAACCGATCACCTTCAACCTCGAGGCGCCGGTAGCCACGTTTTCCGTTCTGGCACTTCTGCAGCTATGGGCGGTGGCGCTGCACTGGTTCTATGCGCAATCGCGGGTAATGCAGGCCGTGACGATCACGATCCGCCAAAGGATGTTTGCGCCGCTCGGCCTCTATCGTTCGCCCACAAACCGGCAATTGTGGTCGATGGGGCTGCTCGGGTCGTTCGCCTCCCGGTACGCGCATGCCGACCGCTGGGGCGAGGGCAATTTCGGCGATATCGCCTTCAAACTACTCGCCGGCCTGTCGCAATTTTCTGTCGCACCCTTTCTGATCCCGATCGCCGGCTACCTCCTCGATCCGCCGGACGGCAAGCGCACGGTCAACTGGCTCGCGCTGACCGTCTACAGCACCCTGACGCTTTATATCGCGCTGGCGCGCAACAGCCGCGGCGTGTTCGCGGTCAACGTCATGACCGTGGTGATCTGCCTCGCCGTCGCGATAGTGATCGGGCGCTTCATCCTGACGAGGCGGCGGATGATCTGGATGGCGGTCGCCGTCCTCCTCAGCCCCATCCCAGCGGGCATCCTCTCCGATCTTGCGACCGCCATGGTCATTGCCCGCGACGACCGCTCCGACATCTCGTCGCAGGATCTCGTCCTCTCGACCATCGGCACATATTTCGATGGAGAGGCGCTGCGGTCCCGGCAGGAGACGGACCGGATCCTGGCCGAGGGCAGCTATAACGAGATCTATGTCGACAACCCGCTGCTGGCGCGCTTCGTCTCCACCAAATACATCGACCATAACATCGCCCTTGGCCTTTCGCTGTCGCAGACCGGAGAAGGGTTGGCGCGTGAAAATGCCGTCAACCAGCTGTTATTGCTGCTTCCGACGCCGGTTCTGAATTTTTTCGCGCCCGAACTCGATAAATCCAGCAACGCCTTTTCGTCCGGCGATTATTACAACTTTCTCGTTACCGGCGACGAGCTGGGAGGGTATCGCACCGGCTCGTCGATCGCCGATGGCTTCGTCCTTCTCGGCGCGTTTTATGTGGTGGTGTTCGCCATCTTCGCCTTGGCGAATTTCATGATCGGCGATGCGCTGACGATCCGGATGCGGGACGGACATGTGCTGCTTTCTGCGCTCGCCTGCATCTGCATCGTCCGCTTCTTCATGAACGGCCTCATGGACGAATCCGTCGCGGTCCAGGCCGGCAATCTTGTCCGAGCGCTGCCGCAGACAGTGCTGCTTTATGTGCTGATGTTCTGGCTGACGAGGGGTGTGAAGCTGAGATGAGGCTCCTCTATATCGGCGCAGAATCAGGGACCAGCCTGCAGCGGGCAGCGGCATTCGGGCGTATCGGCTTCGATGTTCTGCACCTGTCTCCCTATGCCCACCTGCCGCCTCATTGGGCGCCGTGGCTGAACAGGGCCGGCGGACCCGGCATTGACCGCCGCGTGGCAAACGGGCTCGGCCGGCGGATCGGCGATCAGCATTTCGATTTTGCCCTGGTGGATTGCGGCGATGTGGTCGGACCAACCGCCATGAACGTCATCCGCACGGCGGCGCCGATCATCGTCAACTACAACGCCGACAATCCCTATCTGGACCCGTCTCCGGAACGCCTCCGCTGGAGCATCCTTCACCGCGCCCTCCCGCACTACGATCTGGTCGTCGCCGTACGCCGCAACGGCATCGAGGAGATGATGGCGAGGAGAGGTGCAAGGCGGATCGAGACGATCTGGCAGAGCGCGGACGAGGTCGTGCATCGCCCCCTGTCGCCGACGCTGGAGGAGAAAAGCCGACGGTCTTCCGATGTCGTTTTCGTCGGGACATGGATGCCGGCGCGCGGCGCCTTCATGGCGCGGTTGATCGAAAGGGGCGTGCCGTTCGCGATCCATGGGTCCCGATGGCAAAGAGCGCCGGAATACCGGCTGCTCCGCCCGTTTATCCGCTCCGATCACCTTGAAGGCGCAGACTACACACGCGCAATTGCCGGCGCGAAAATCGGTCTGGTTCTGCTGAACGGCCAGAATGCCGACCTGCATACGACGCGATCGGCCGAAATTCCCGCCATCGGCACCGCCATGTGCGCCGCCCGCACTCCGCATCATCAACAGCTCTACAAGGAGGGCGAGGAAGCGATCTTTTTCGATGGAGCGGATGACTGCGCGGAGGCTTGTAAAAGTCTGCTGGAGGATGACGGCAGGCGCCAAACGATCGCCGATGCCGGGCACCGGCGCACGTTCGAAAATAGGACCTATAACGAGGTCCTGGCCCGCCGGATCGTCGACCAAGTCGCCGACATGAAACATGGCGGCGCCCCATGAGGAAGACGGAGGCGCGCAATGACGGCATTCTGTTTCTGGCTCTGGACACCTACGGCCGGATAGGCGGTATCCAGCGCTTCAACCAACGGGTTATCGCTGCCCTGGCCGAGATCTCTAGCGACAAGGGCTGGACGCGGCCGGCCGTCCACGTCATGCGCGATGGCAGGGCCGATATTCCCGAAACCACAGCGGCCGCAATCCGCGCCTTTGGCCGTCGGCGCCTGGGCTTCATCGTCCACTCGGCTGTCGCTGCCCTCAACTGCAGAATCCTGTTCCTCGGGCATATCAACCTTCTGCCTGTCGGGCTCATCTGCAAGCTGCTGTCTCCAAGAATCAAGCTCGTGCTCTTCGTCCACGGCGACGAGGTCTGGAACGATCCGGCCTATCGCCGGATGCGGTTTTATGAACCGCTTATGGCAAGAGCCCTCAGCCGGATCGCCTCCGTCAGCGCCTTCACTGCAAGCCGGATGCAGAAGGCGTTCAACCTTCCCGCCGAGACGTTCACGCTCTTTCCGAACGCCGTCGATGGCATCGACCGGAAGCCCGTTCAGGAAACGAATCGCTGCAACATCCTGACGGTCGCCCGGCTGGATCGGCATGACCGCGGCAAGAATATCGACGCCCTGATCAAGGCAATGGCCCTGCTCAAGCGCTGGAACGTGGAATGCATCCTCCGGATCGTCGGCGAGGGGCCGCTCAGATCAGAACTGGCGTCGTTGGCACGCGAGCTCGCGGTCGAAGAGAGGGTCGAATTCCTGGGCCGCGCATCGGATGCGAGACTGGCCAAGGCCTATGCACAAGCCAGCCTTTTCGGGATGCCCTCGTCCAAAGAGGGGTTTGGCATCGTTTTCCTCGAGGCCTGGCTGCACGGCCTGCCGGTGATCTGCGGCACGCAGGATGCAGCGGTGGAGATCATTGCCGACGGGATCGACGGGTATGCGGTGAACCCATGGGATATCGAAGCGCTGGCCGCGAAAATCGCGACGCTTCTCGCCGATCCGGACATGGCAGCGGCAATGGGAGAGGCGGGGGCCGAAAAGGTCCGCTCTCGCTATCTCATGGAGCACTTCAAAGGAAATCTCGAAAAAATCATCGCGGAGCTGCCATGAGAATCCTCAATATCATCGCCAGCGCTGATCCCGAAACCGGAGGCCCGATCGAGGCGCTGCGGCTGACTGGGCTGCAAATGGCGCGTCTGGGCCATGCGGTGGAAGTCGTGACGCTGGACGAGCCCTCGGCGCCCTATGTGAGAGAGTTTCCCTTGCCCGTTCATGCCTGCGGGCGATGGACCCGGAGATACGGATATACGCCGGAACTGGCACGCTGGATCGCCGCGAACGCTGATCGTTTCGATGCCGCGGTCATCCATGGCCTCTGGAACCATGCCTCTGTCGGCGGTTGGTCGGCCCTGAGGCGGGCAGGCCTGCCTTATGCCGTCTTCGCCCACGGCATGATGGATCCATGGTTCCGCGAAACCCATTCGCTCAAGCACGTCGCCAAGCAGGCGTTCTGGCTTGCCTGGCAGGGCAGGGTTCTCCGCGATGCGGCGGCTGTCCTCTTCACCTGCGAAGACGAGCGCCGCCGGGCGCGCGGCGTCTTCCGGGGTTATAGTTACGCGGAGCGTATCGTCGCCTTCGGCGCGGCCGATCCGCCGGCAGAGGTGGAGAGCCAGCTTGCCGCATTCCACCGGCTTCTGCCGGAATTGAAGAATAGGCGCTTCCTGCTGTTCCTCAGCCGTTTCCATGCAAAGAAGGGCTGCGATCTTCTTATCGAAGCCTTTGCGAAGATCGCCGCGTCCGATCCCGATCTCGACCTGGTGATGGCGGGGCCGGATCAGTCCGGGCTGAAATCGAAACTGGTTGCCCAAGCCGCCAAGGCCGGCATCACTGACCGCGTCCATTGGCCGGGCATGCTGGCCGGTGGCGCCAAATGGGGCGCCTTTCGCGCTGCCGAGGCCTTTGTCCTGCCGTCGCACCAGGAGAATTTCGGCATCGTCGTCGCGGAAGCCATGGCCTGCAAAACGCCGGTCCTGCTGACCGACAAGGTCAATATCTGGCGCGAAGTGCAAATGAGCGGCGGCGGCCTCGTCGGGCCCGACACGTCGGAAGGCATCGAAAGCCTGCTCCGGTCATGGCTCTCGCTCCCCGGCGACGGCAAAAGCGCCATGCGCGCCCACGCCCGCGCGGGCTTCGAACGGCATTTCCGCATCGAGGCGGCGGCTCGCGATCTTATCGCCATTCTGCACTCCATCTCCCCACGAGGCCTTCATGACGCCGCTTGACGCTAAGACCTCCGATCCACGGCTGGGCGCGCCGAGCTTTACGCTGAGACACCGGTTGTTCCGGCTTGCGTGGACCCTCGTCTGGAGCCTTTTCGGCCGCTGGACGCCGGTGCCGCTGTTTGCATGGCGCCGGTTTCTGCTGCGACGCTTCGGAGCCCGGATTGACCGGACGGCGCGGATCTATCCCGGCGTCGCGGTCTGGTATCCGCCGAACCTCGCCATGGCCGCGTATTCGTGCCTCGGAAGGGGTGTGAACTGTTACTGCATGGATCGCATCGAGCTCGGCACCCACGCAATCGTCTCCCAGGGCGCCCATCTGTGCACCGGCACGCATGATGTCGACGATGCGAATTTCCAGCTGGTTACGAGACCCATCGTCGTCGGTGCGAATGCCTGGATCGCGGCGGAAGCGTTTGTCGGGCCGGGTGTCACTGTCGGGGAGGGCGCGGTGCTCGGCGCCCGCGCCGTCGCCTTCCGCAACCTCGATCCCTGGACGGTCTATGCCGGCAATCCGGTCAGGAGATTGCGGCGGCGCTTCGAGCAGGACAAGCCGGGCATCTTTCCGGTGCGGTTGAACTCCTGACTGGGACAAGTCGTCGAATGGCCAGCCTCGCCGTCCTCATCCTCACCTACAACGAAGAGCGCCACATCGCCCGCGCGCTGAAAAGCGTCGCTTCCTTCGCGTCCGAGGTCTTCGTCATCGATTGTTTCTCGACCGATAGGACGGCGCAGATCGCCCGGTCGCTCGGCGCAACCGTGCTCAGCAATCCCTGGATCAATTATTCGAAGCAATTCCAGTGGGGGCTCGACAATGCGCCGATCACCGCCGACTGGATCATGCGGCTCGATGCGGATGAGGTGATCGAACCCGAGCTGGCAGTGGAGATCACCGACAAGCTTCCCTTTCTCGCGGCCGATATCGCAGGCGTGAACCTCAAGAGAAAACACATCTTCCTCGGACGCTGGATACGCCATGGCGGCCGGTATCCCCTCATCCTCACCCGCATCTGGCGGCGCGGGCAGGGACATGTCGAGGACCGCTGGATGGACGAGCACATCGTCGTGAAGGGCGGCCGCATAGTCCTTTTCGATGCGCCGTTCTCGGATCACAATCTCAACGATCTCAGCTTCTTCACGGGCAAGCACAACGGCTATGCAACCCTTGAAGCTGTTGACGTACTCGGCCGTCGCCATGGCCTGTTTTTCGAACAACCTGCCCTTTCGCAAGCCGTCTGGTCGCGTCAGGCTACCTTCAAACGGCGCATCAAAGAGCAGATCTATAACCGGCTCCCGTTCCCTGTCGCTGCGCTCGGTTATTTCCTGTTCCGCTATGTCGGCCAGCTCGGCTTCCTCGATGGCCGCGAAGGGCTGATCTACCATGTCCTGCAAGGTTACTGGTACCGTTTCCTCGTCGGCGCGATGGTCATGGAATTCGACCGGTCGCTCCGTTCGCTTAAAACGCCTGAGGAAAAGCGCGCAGCGCTGGCGCGATTGACGGGACTGCCGCTCTGAAGCGACAGCCCTCGAAGCGCAGCGGTTCAGGCAACGCCCACACTCGGGAAGGCGGCCCAGAAGAGCGTCGAGCCCGCCCCTTCGGCGGCGACCACCAGCAGGCTCTCGCCGGCATTCAACGCATAGCCGATCTTGCCCGAGATCTTGTTGAAGAGCTGTGCGCCGTTGGTATTGACCGTCATATCCGCCGATCCGGCGTTGACGATATGAAACGGCAGTCCTACCAGCGAAGACGCATCCGACGAATTCGTGATCTCGGGCAGCGTGCAGACGAGCGCCGACGCGGCGTCGAAGGTGACGAGACCGGCATCCAGTGGGTGAAGCACGGTGTTCGCGGTCTTGAGCGTCGACTTCATTCCCATTCCGAAGCGGGGATAGATGAAGCTGTTGCCGCCCCTGACTTCCAGATCGCCTTGGTTCTCCCACGCATCGCCACGAATGTTGAACGCTGCCAATCCGCCGCGGGTCTGGTCGGTCCATAGACCCGACAACATTGCTTGACGGCCAACTCCACGCGCGCCGTGAAACTGGCTGGTGGCCGAGACCGCGTCGAAATCCGTCACCGTTGTGTTGCTGCTGTAGAAGCGGCTGAAACCCACGCGGCGCCCGACAATATCGGCATTCCCGTCACCAGAGACTTCTGAGATGTTGAGGTCGCAGCCCTGTGCGTTCTCCACGTAAATCCCGGCGCCGGCGCCGCCTTCCGCATCCACGCCGAGGAAGCGCGAGTTGGAGACGAACGCGCCTTCGTCGCGGGAGCTCAGTTCGAGACAGGGCATGCCCCAGGACGAGAGCATCAGCGAGCCGCTGCCGGACGCGATCATGGCCGGGGAGGTGAAGGCCCTGCCAATCTGGATCGTATTGCCGCTCACCGACTTGACGACATGGACCCGCCCGGCGGTGATCCCGTAATCGCTGCTCGTGAACGCGACCGGCATCCGCGCCCGGAATTTGCCGCCGTCGGCAACGGCGATATTCGCCGAACCGTTGGAGAAAGTCGCGCTGACCACAAGCTCGGCCCGGTTGAAGGCGTTGTTCTGGATGCGGTCGACATACATTTCGTTCAGACGAGCGCCGTCTCCACCGGCTTCGAATACGATACCCCGGCAGAGCCGATTGTCCCGTCCATCGGCGGGAATGATGTTGAAGAGCGAATCGAAGCGGCTGTTTCCGGGCATCAGCGTCGAGCCCGGCAACAACGACGCGTAGTACTGGCCGTTTTCGCAGAGATGCGTCCAGACCCGGGAAACGTCCGTGTGCATGAAATTGGCAAGGAACATGCCCCAGTCGCTGCATTCGCGGATGAAGAGATCGTGGATGGTGGAAAACTGCAGGCCGATATTGTTCACCGCGCCGATGCTGATGGCGCGCGTAAAGCCGGTAAAGCCGATATGCTCGCATCGCCAGCCGGTAATGCAATCGGCGGTGATCGTCGCAGACGGCGAACCAAGGTCTGCGTCATTGGCGGAAAAAGCCGGAAACGAGCCGTCGCCGGCAAGCACCGTGCCGCCGACGAAATCCCATCCGCTGTCCGGCAGGGTGTCGTTGAGATAGTTCAGCACCGGCTGTACGCCCTGGTAACCGACGCCGGAAGCAACCGGGAGCGGCTCCGTGAGCGTGATCACCGCATCCGGCAGCAGGATGGTGCCGCTGCCGCCCGCCGCGACCGCTGCCGCATGGACGGCCCGGATCGCCGCTTCGGTGGTATCGGAGGGAATGTAGAGTTTCGGAATTCGGCGCGATGGCATCGTGTCAGTCCTCCAGGCCGATGAATCGGCTGATCGTGAGTTGGCTGATGGTGAGCTGATTGTTTTCTGCGTCGGCAAGCACGTTGCCTTCGGCATCCATCAGGGTGAACCCATCCTCCTCGGGTGGCTCACCGCCGCCGATGGGAAAAGTGCCGGGACCGGTCAGGGAAAGTCCGAGATCCAGCATCATCCCCTCCCGCCGCGAACGTGCGCCGTCCGGCCCCGAGCGCATCCGCCGGCGCCTCCCATGTTGATGCCGTGTCTGAGATGATGTTTTCCCATTTCCGTCTCCTCGTGCTCCAGGCTGCGCCCGAGCGTCTATCCGCAGACGGGCAGTTCGGAACCGATTTTAGGAACGGGTTGAGGAGCGGGGACGAAGTGGCGGAAAAGATTCGCTGAATGGCTGCTGCCGTGCGGAACGGCGTATAGGCCAAATGCCTGATATGCTTCACGAACCGGAGGCTATGGGGCGGCCGGAATGGAGCGAGCTGTCGCGCTCCCGGGGGACGTTCTTCCCCGCGATAGCCAAAAGAATCGAGTGGGATTGTTCGCGCTCGACCGAAAACCGAGGCGCCAGACGCAGCGATTTGATCTCCCGGAAGATGGTTTGCGTTGCACCGTCAATTTTGTGCAGAATAGCAATAAGCCGACACGCGGATGTAATTTATGACCGAACCCACACCCATCGTTTTCATACCTGGCCACCCTCTAAGTTACGCGACAACTCGTATCAATATTTTCTGTAACAATATTGAAATTTCCAGGGCTAGCGGGTTTGTCGCCAAGTTTGGGCAAGATCATTATTTAGTAACAAATTGGCATGTTGCGTCTGGTCGCAACCCCATAACCAATAAACTGTCATCCACGATGGGCGCAATTCCCGACAGAATTGAATTCCATGTGACTGTTATAACCTCCGAGAAACTCGATGATGGTCGGACATCGACGACGCTATACTTCAAGCCGATGAGTTTTGATCTATTGAGAATGATAATCCTACATGGCTTGAAATGATCAGTGGTGACCACAGAGTCGACGTAGCGTTATTCCGGCTCAATCCCGCGATTGAAGAGTTGCAAGAGCCTAGAACGCGATTGGCTTTTATTGAAGCCGGCGAGGTTACGCTGAAGCGTGGCATGACAGTAGAGGATCGAAGCGCGCCATTTCATGCGGAAGGGGTGTCACACTTTTACCCGCAAGTTGGAAGTGATGTATTCGTTCTTGGGTATCCGTATGGCATCGAGCTTGCGGGAATATTTCCAATTTGGAAGCGAGCGTCCATTGCATCCGAGCCACAAGCTACGATTACAAGTGGAGGCTTCAACTATGAAGATTTGCTCTACATCGACGCCCTGACAAAAAGCGGTATGTCTGGATCGCCTGTTATCTCAATTCCAAAAGAAGGTGAGGTATATGTAACGGATGGCGTCGGAGTCCCGATGAAGGATCGTAGGCCACACTTGGTTGGCATTTATGCTGGCAGAGAGGGTGTCACGAATGAAGAGCTTGAGTTTTCGATCGGGCGGGTTTGGAAGGCTTCGACGATTGCCGGCATCGTGATACAGAAAGACGACAAAACGCCCGAACAAGGTGTAAAGGAAGACACGCTTAACTAAAGGTGCCGCCCTCCTATCGCCTCACTAAGTGCCCTAAGCTCCGCATCGTAATCGATTTGGCTTTGATAGTCGCGAAGGGCGATCTGCTGGGGGGAATATGCTGGGGCAGCGGCTAGCTTACCGGTCGCGGCCTCATACCTCTGCCGGGCAATCCCAATTTGAAGCTGGATAGATGCGAGGGCTGCAGCGTGGTTGCGAAGAGCAGTTCGCCGGTCGCCGCCTAGCTGGATTTCCAGTTCCGCGTGGTTGGCGAGATACGGACGAAGTTGGGAAGGGATGACGACGCGAGCCGAATAACGCCCGCTACGCTCTTTCCAGTGTTGCGCTTGCCAGCCATTCGAAACCCATTTGTGACGCCAATATGGGCAAAACCTTGTGGCGCAAGGGGGGCTAACGATTTCAATGGGAAAGAATGGTGGGCGATGAGAGACTCGAACTCCCGACATCCTCGGTGTAAACGAGGCGCTCTACCAACTGAGCTAATCGCCCGTTCGCGATTGCGGAGCCTCAGGGCCCGCCGCGTCGGTGGCCGTGATCTATGCGGATCGCGGAAAAACCGCAAGGGCTTTGATGATGTTTTTTTGAAAATTTTGGGGAAGAGCCGACTGGACAGGGGCACATATGGGGCAGGAGAGGGCAAAGCGACGGGACGTCATCCTTTTGTCTTGAAACGCGCTTGACACCCGATCCCGAACCTCTTAGTTAGCCGCTCAACCGAGCGATTGAGGTCGCCCGGTTCCGAGGTTTCGGCCTCAAGAGAAATGCGCGGGTGTAGCTCAGTTGGTTAGAGTGCCGGCCTGTCACGCCGGAGGTCGCGGGTTCGAGCCCCGTCACTCGCGCCATTCTCTTATTCAAACTCTCCGCCGATTGCGCGTCTTGCGCACAAGGCGGATGCCGCTAGTCGGCATTATGCGCGGGTGTAGCTCAGTCGGTTAGAGTGCCGGCCTGTCACGCCGGAGGTCGCGGGTTCGAGCCCCGTCACTCGCGCCATTCCCCACCCAGAAGAACATGCTTCCCAATACGATCTGGCCGTCACCGGCCCCTCGTGCTGATGGTCTGAGGTTGTCGCTATGATACAGCCGCCGATAATCGTTTGAACTGCTCCATTTTGGCGCAGGATGCGACATTCAAAAAGCTTGCGCCGGGGCTTCGGCTGCGCTAACCACGGCTTGTTGCAATGCACGTTCGCTTTGCCTGTGCATTGATATTCAGGCGTCGTCTCCCGACGCTTCAGGCAAGCTGGGATCGAATACAATGAGTGAACTCCTGACTTCCTATATCCCGATCGCGATTTTCATCGGCATTTCCCTGGTGATCGGCATCGCGCTTCTGGTTGCGCCCTTCGCCGTCGCCTACAAGGCGCCCGATTCGGAAAAGCTTTCGGCTTACGAATGCGGCTTCAATGCCTTCGACGACGCGCGCATGAAGTTCGACATTCGCTTCTACCTGGTCTCGATCCTCTTCATCATCTTCGACCTCGAAGTCGCCTTCCTTTTCCCGTGGGCCGTGTCGTTCGGTGCGATTGGCTGGTTCGGCTTCTGGTCGATGATGGTATTCCTCGCCGTTCTGACGATCGGCTTTATATATGAATGGAAGAAAGGAGCGCTGGAATGGGAGTAGTCGACAACGGCAGCACTCTCGTCGCGCCGCAGCCCAAGGGTATTATCGATCCGAATACCGGCAAGCCCATCGGCAGCGACGATGCGTTCTTCGGCGAGATCAACAATGAACTCGCCGACAAGGGTTTTCTCGTCACCTCCACGGACGAGCTGATCACCTGGGCCCGCACGGGCTCGCTGATGTGGATGACGTTCGGCCTCGCCTGCTGCGCGGTCGAGATGATGCAGCTTTCGATGCCGCGTTATGACGTCGAGCGCTTCGGTTTTGCGCCGCGCGCCTCGCCGCGCCAGTCGGACGTGATGATCGTCGCCGGCACGCTGACCAACAAGATGGCGCCCGCGCTCCGCAAGGTCTACGACCAGATGCCGGAGCCGCGTTACGTCATCTCCATGGGCTCCTGCGCCAATGGCGGCGGTTATTACCATTATTCCTATTCGGTGGTGCGTGGCTGCGACCGCGTCGTGCCGATCGACATCTATGTTCCGGGCTGTCCCCCCACGGCGGAGGCACTGCTCTACGGCGTGCTTCTGCTGCAGAAGAAGATCCGACGGACCGGCACGATCGAGCGCTGAGGGCCAGAGGCCAAGGGTAATTGGACAAGATCATGAGTGAAGCCCTGAACGAGCTTTCGACCTACATTCGCGAAGCGCGTGCGTCCCTCGTGGCGGATGCGGAAATCGCCTATGGCGAGCTGACGCTGACGGCGACCGCGGAAAACCTGCTGCCGCTGCTGACCTTCCTGCGCGACGACGTGCAGTGCGGGTTCATCAGCTTCATCGACATCTGCGGAGTGGACTATCCGTCCCGCGAAAAGCGTTTCGATGTCGTCTACCATCTTCTGTCGCCGCGTCAGAATCAGCGTATCCGCATCAAGGTCGCGACCGCCGAGGACGAGCCGGTTCCGTCGGCCTTTTCGGTCTATCCCGGCGCCGACTGGTTCGAGCGCGAAGCCTGGGACATGTACGGCATCCTGTTCACCGGCCATCCGGACCTGCGCCGCATCCTGACCGACTACGGTTTCGAAGGCCATCCGCTGCGCAAGGACTTCCCGACCACCGGTTTCGTCGAGGTTCGCTACGACGACAACGCCAAGCGCGTCGTCTATGAGCCCGTCGAACTGCGCCAGGAATTCCGCAATTTCGATTTCTTGAGCCCGTGGGAAGGCACCGACTACGTGCTGCCCGGGGATGAAAAGGCGAAAGCTTAAGGATCGGCGCAGCCGCGCCGTCCGTCCGCACTTCTTTCCCGCCCGGTGCGTCACTCCGCCCGGCATGGAGTAAGCAGAATGACCGAACATAACGTCCGCAATTTCAATATCAATTTCGGACCGCAGCATCCGGCGGCA
It encodes:
- a CDS encoding NuoB/complex I 20 kDa subunit family protein translates to MGVVDNGSTLVAPQPKGIIDPNTGKPIGSDDAFFGEINNELADKGFLVTSTDELITWARTGSLMWMTFGLACCAVEMMQLSMPRYDVERFGFAPRASPRQSDVMIVAGTLTNKMAPALRKVYDQMPEPRYVISMGSCANGGGYYHYSYSVVRGCDRVVPIDIYVPGCPPTAEALLYGVLLLQKKIRRTGTIER
- a CDS encoding glycosyltransferase, whose protein sequence is MRILNIIASADPETGGPIEALRLTGLQMARLGHAVEVVTLDEPSAPYVREFPLPVHACGRWTRRYGYTPELARWIAANADRFDAAVIHGLWNHASVGGWSALRRAGLPYAVFAHGMMDPWFRETHSLKHVAKQAFWLAWQGRVLRDAAAVLFTCEDERRRARGVFRGYSYAERIVAFGAADPPAEVESQLAAFHRLLPELKNRRFLLFLSRFHAKKGCDLLIEAFAKIAASDPDLDLVMAGPDQSGLKSKLVAQAAKAGITDRVHWPGMLAGGAKWGAFRAAEAFVLPSHQENFGIVVAEAMACKTPVLLTDKVNIWREVQMSGGGLVGPDTSEGIESLLRSWLSLPGDGKSAMRAHARAGFERHFRIEAAARDLIAILHSISPRGLHDAA
- a CDS encoding putative colanic acid biosynthesis acetyltransferase, which codes for MTPLDAKTSDPRLGAPSFTLRHRLFRLAWTLVWSLFGRWTPVPLFAWRRFLLRRFGARIDRTARIYPGVAVWYPPNLAMAAYSCLGRGVNCYCMDRIELGTHAIVSQGAHLCTGTHDVDDANFQLVTRPIVVGANAWIAAEAFVGPGVTVGEGAVLGARAVAFRNLDPWTVYAGNPVRRLRRRFEQDKPGIFPVRLNS
- a CDS encoding NADH-quinone oxidoreductase subunit A, whose translation is MSELLTSYIPIAIFIGISLVIGIALLVAPFAVAYKAPDSEKLSAYECGFNAFDDARMKFDIRFYLVSILFIIFDLEVAFLFPWAVSFGAIGWFGFWSMMVFLAVLTIGFIYEWKKGALEWE
- a CDS encoding CgeB family protein is translated as MRLLYIGAESGTSLQRAAAFGRIGFDVLHLSPYAHLPPHWAPWLNRAGGPGIDRRVANGLGRRIGDQHFDFALVDCGDVVGPTAMNVIRTAAPIIVNYNADNPYLDPSPERLRWSILHRALPHYDLVVAVRRNGIEEMMARRGARRIETIWQSADEVVHRPLSPTLEEKSRRSSDVVFVGTWMPARGAFMARLIERGVPFAIHGSRWQRAPEYRLLRPFIRSDHLEGADYTRAIAGAKIGLVLLNGQNADLHTTRSAEIPAIGTAMCAARTPHHQQLYKEGEEAIFFDGADDCAEACKSLLEDDGRRQTIADAGHRRTFENRTYNEVLARRIVDQVADMKHGGAP
- a CDS encoding NADH-quinone oxidoreductase subunit C, giving the protein MSEALNELSTYIREARASLVADAEIAYGELTLTATAENLLPLLTFLRDDVQCGFISFIDICGVDYPSREKRFDVVYHLLSPRQNQRIRIKVATAEDEPVPSAFSVYPGADWFEREAWDMYGILFTGHPDLRRILTDYGFEGHPLRKDFPTTGFVEVRYDDNAKRVVYEPVELRQEFRNFDFLSPWEGTDYVLPGDEKAKA
- a CDS encoding glycosyltransferase family 2 protein, which produces MASLAVLILTYNEERHIARALKSVASFASEVFVIDCFSTDRTAQIARSLGATVLSNPWINYSKQFQWGLDNAPITADWIMRLDADEVIEPELAVEITDKLPFLAADIAGVNLKRKHIFLGRWIRHGGRYPLILTRIWRRGQGHVEDRWMDEHIVVKGGRIVLFDAPFSDHNLNDLSFFTGKHNGYATLEAVDVLGRRHGLFFEQPALSQAVWSRQATFKRRIKEQIYNRLPFPVAALGYFLFRYVGQLGFLDGREGLIYHVLQGYWYRFLVGAMVMEFDRSLRSLKTPEEKRAALARLTGLPL
- a CDS encoding trypsin-like peptidase domain-containing protein: MISGDHRVDVALFRLNPAIEELQEPRTRLAFIEAGEVTLKRGMTVEDRSAPFHAEGVSHFYPQVGSDVFVLGYPYGIELAGIFPIWKRASIASEPQATITSGGFNYEDLLYIDALTKSGMSGSPVISIPKEGEVYVTDGVGVPMKDRRPHLVGIYAGREGVTNEELEFSIGRVWKASTIAGIVIQKDDKTPEQGVKEDTLN
- a CDS encoding glycosyltransferase family 4 protein; amino-acid sequence: MRKTEARNDGILFLALDTYGRIGGIQRFNQRVIAALAEISSDKGWTRPAVHVMRDGRADIPETTAAAIRAFGRRRLGFIVHSAVAALNCRILFLGHINLLPVGLICKLLSPRIKLVLFVHGDEVWNDPAYRRMRFYEPLMARALSRIASVSAFTASRMQKAFNLPAETFTLFPNAVDGIDRKPVQETNRCNILTVARLDRHDRGKNIDALIKAMALLKRWNVECILRIVGEGPLRSELASLARELAVEERVEFLGRASDARLAKAYAQASLFGMPSSKEGFGIVFLEAWLHGLPVICGTQDAAVEIIADGIDGYAVNPWDIEALAAKIATLLADPDMAAAMGEAGAEKVRSRYLMEHFKGNLEKIIAELP